The Mytilus edulis chromosome 12, xbMytEdul2.2, whole genome shotgun sequence genome contains a region encoding:
- the LOC139497330 gene encoding uncharacterized protein, producing MESEIVDTRFSNQNMTSVDSENETKTPNDDTNENITDVDSENETETPSDDTKKRDKKKRKNEDPGIVYLSRIPPLMNVKIIRNMFSVYGDVGKIFLQPDDKAANTKKGRMFTEGWVEFEDKKVAKSVATKLNSKQIGGKKKSRWYDEMWTLKYLHRFKWGHLNERLAYERAVHKQRMRTEIAQVKREANFYIQNAEKSRTIKHIKERKLKRGETFDEPSSDRSIEVSQRSTEEEIMNKRKRKLSARISDKTMKKTKGTETVLVNKKSLAAQKSFINKLFSKSSAASDED from the exons ATGGAATCTGAAATTGTGGACACACGTTTTTCAAATCAAAACATGACAAGTGTAGACTCAGAAAATGAAACTAAAACACCTAATGATGATACAAATGAAAACATAACAGATGTAGACTCAGAAAATGAAACCGAAACACCTTCTGATGACACAAAGAAAAGAGATAAGAAGAAACGAAAGAACGAAGATCCTGGAATAGTATACCTGAGTCGTATTCCCCCTTTGATGAATGTCAAAATTATCAGAAACATGTTTTCTGTTTATGGAGACGTTGGAAAAATCTTTCTCCAGCCTGATG ATAAAGCAGCCAATACAAAGAAAGGCAGGATGTTTACAGAAGGATGGGTGGAATTTGAGGACAAAAAGGTGGCAAAAAGTGTGGCAACTAAATTAAACAGTAAACAAATTGGTGGTAAAAAGAAAAGTAGATGGTATGATGAAATGTGGACCTTAAAATATTTACACAG ATTTAAGTGGGGACATCTGAATGAAAGGTTAGCGTATGAGAGAGCAGTACATAAACAGAGGATGAGAACTGAAATAGCTCAGGTCAAAAGAGAAGCAAACTTTTATATTCAAAATGCAGAGAAAAGTCGAACAATTAAGCATATAAAGGAAAGAAAGTTAAAAAGAGGAGAAACATTTGATGAACCAAGTAGTGACAGATCAATTGAAGTGTCTCAGAGATCGACAGAAGAGgaaataatgaataaaagaaaaagaaaactgtcAGCAAGAATTTCagataaaacaatgaaaaaaacaaaagggaCAGAAACTGTATTAGTGAATAAGAAATCACTTGCAGCACAGAAGTCattcataaataaattattttctaaGTCGTCAGCAGCAAGCGACGaagattaa